A genome region from Neptunomonas japonica JAMM 1380 includes the following:
- a CDS encoding AMP-binding protein, which yields MDNARGTWIPAELNPQGYNTILDVVASVCQRYAERPAFTSFGRTLTYAEMDMLADAFAVYLQEETDLKPGDRLAIQLPNLIQYPIVLFGALRAGLVVVNTNPLYTPRELEHQFNDSGAKALVIHASMAHNAEKIIDKTQVKHVFVTQVGDLHGFIKRTLLNKAIKYIKKMEPDYNLPMEISLRSALLSRIGKKPQVVSVQTEDIAVLQYTGGTTGVSKGAVLTHANLVSNMLQGSELISQADSRWSDTSIAPLPLYHIYAFTLSQIVMEAGGHSVLIANPRDIPGFVKEMKRWNLTSFMGLNTLFVALCNNDDFKSLDFSQLKVTISGGMALTKAAADQWKNVTGCDIMEGYGLTETSPAVAINPPGKVGIGTIGWPLKETDVRIIDAKGVEAGVGIAGELCVKGPQVMKGYWQRERETEACFTSEGYFITGDVAIKEDDGRLRIVDRAKDMIIVSGFNVYPNEIEDVVTLHPDVLECAAIGVKDERSGEVPKLFVVRKNMELTEKEVLKWSKENLTNYKVPKSVVFVEDLPKSNVGKVLRRMLKDNSGNAKADVA from the coding sequence ATGGACAATGCGCGAGGGACTTGGATTCCTGCTGAACTCAATCCGCAAGGTTACAACACCATACTCGATGTAGTGGCTAGTGTGTGTCAGCGCTACGCTGAACGCCCTGCTTTTACTAGCTTTGGACGAACGCTCACGTATGCAGAGATGGATATGTTAGCAGATGCTTTTGCTGTTTATCTTCAGGAAGAGACCGACCTGAAGCCAGGTGACCGGCTTGCCATTCAGCTGCCTAATCTTATCCAATACCCTATTGTGTTGTTCGGCGCATTACGTGCGGGTTTAGTCGTGGTTAATACTAACCCTTTATATACACCGCGTGAGTTGGAACATCAGTTTAATGATTCGGGTGCTAAGGCGCTGGTAATTCACGCCAGCATGGCGCACAACGCTGAAAAGATTATTGATAAAACACAAGTTAAGCATGTGTTTGTAACTCAGGTTGGTGACTTGCATGGCTTTATTAAGCGTACGTTATTAAACAAAGCAATTAAGTACATCAAAAAAATGGAGCCTGATTATAACTTGCCGATGGAAATTTCTTTGCGGAGCGCCTTATTAAGCCGTATCGGGAAAAAACCGCAGGTAGTTAGCGTACAAACAGAAGATATTGCAGTGCTTCAGTATACCGGCGGGACGACAGGCGTGTCTAAGGGAGCTGTATTAACACATGCAAACTTAGTTTCTAATATGCTTCAGGGTAGTGAGTTAATTAGCCAAGCTGATAGTCGTTGGTCTGATACGTCTATCGCGCCTTTGCCGCTGTACCATATTTATGCATTCACACTTTCACAAATTGTTATGGAAGCGGGTGGTCATAGCGTATTGATTGCCAACCCACGAGATATTCCAGGGTTTGTTAAAGAGATGAAGCGTTGGAACCTTACCAGCTTCATGGGGTTGAATACTTTATTTGTTGCTCTGTGCAATAACGATGATTTTAAATCGTTAGATTTTAGTCAATTAAAAGTGACTATTTCTGGTGGTATGGCACTGACTAAAGCCGCTGCAGATCAATGGAAGAATGTTACTGGCTGCGACATTATGGAGGGTTACGGGTTAACCGAGACGTCCCCTGCGGTTGCTATAAATCCTCCGGGTAAAGTGGGTATTGGCACAATCGGCTGGCCTTTAAAAGAAACTGATGTGCGTATCATTGATGCCAAGGGTGTTGAAGCTGGCGTGGGTATAGCCGGTGAACTTTGTGTAAAAGGCCCTCAGGTAATGAAAGGTTATTGGCAAAGAGAGCGAGAGACTGAGGCGTGTTTTACCAGTGAAGGTTACTTTATTACGGGTGATGTTGCTATTAAGGAAGACGATGGTCGGCTGCGAATTGTTGATCGTGCTAAGGATATGATTATTGTTTCTGGGTTTAATGTTTATCCGAATGAAATAGAGGACGTTGTTACCTTGCATCCCGATGTACTTGAATGTGCAGCGATTGGTGTTAAAGATGAGCGTAGCGGTGAAGTGCCTAAGCTGTTTGTCGTTAGAAAAAATATGGAACTAACCGAGAAAGAAGTGCTGAAATGGAGTAAAGAGAATTTAACGAACTACAAGGTGCCTAAGTCAGTAGTTTTTGTTGAAGACTTGCCAAAGTCTAATGTAGGGAAGGTGCTGCGCAGGATGCTAAAAGATAACAGCGGTAATGCAAAGGCTGATGTGGCCTAA
- a CDS encoding SCP2 sterol-binding domain-containing protein, which translates to MSDLNKVFDEMKSRFNSAAAAGMDVVFQYQIDDGEPYHVTIADDSCVVAQGEHDEPSVTLSMDTQTLQEVISGETDGMQAFMTGRIRADGDIMLATRLTALFPVA; encoded by the coding sequence ATGTCTGATCTGAATAAAGTTTTTGACGAGATGAAGAGCCGTTTTAATAGTGCAGCGGCAGCAGGGATGGATGTTGTCTTCCAGTACCAGATTGATGATGGCGAGCCGTACCATGTGACAATCGCAGATGATAGCTGCGTTGTTGCTCAAGGGGAGCATGATGAGCCTTCTGTAACATTGTCGATGGATACACAGACGTTACAGGAAGTTATTTCTGGTGAAACTGATGGAATGCAGGCGTTTATGACGGGTCGCATTCGTGCAGATGGCGATATTATGCTCGCAACGCGCCTGACAGCGCTTTTTCCGGTGGCATAA
- a CDS encoding acyl-CoA dehydrogenase C-terminal domain-containing protein gives MPEYKAPIREIQFVMNEVLESEKHYANLPGCEDATPDMISAIIEEGAKFSERVLSPLNQIGDQEGCQFNDGEVTTPTGFKEAYQQYVEGGWPSLAHDPAHGGQGLPESIGTVISEMVGTANWSWGMYPGLSHGAMNTLQEHGTDEQKEIYLTKLVSGEWTGTMCLTEPHCGTDLGLLRTKAEPQADGSYKVSGTKIFISAGEHDMADNIIHIVLARLPDAPAGTKGISLFIVPKFMPENGAVGSRNGVACGSLEHKMGIHGNSTCVMNFDGATGYLIGPANKGLNCMFTFMNTARLGTALQGLAHAEWGFQNSLPYAKDRLQMRSLTGKKNPEGAADPIIVHPAVRNMLLTQKAFAEGGRGLIYFCAQLVDKTKLADTKEKAEADALLAFLTPIAKAFLTEVGFESANHGVQVYGGHGFIAEWGMEQNVRDARISMLYEGTTQIQALDLLGRKVLMTQGDSLKGFTKMIHIFCKENADNDAMKPFIEPLVALNKEWGELTMVIGAKAMQDREEVGAAAVDYLMYSGYVTLAYFWARMAHKAQEVLDQGTDEENFYKAKLTTARFYFARLLPRTRSHAEIMKSGAESLMEMDEEHFIF, from the coding sequence ATGCCAGAATATAAAGCACCAATACGTGAAATACAGTTCGTAATGAATGAGGTGCTTGAATCTGAAAAGCACTATGCCAATTTGCCCGGTTGTGAAGATGCTACACCGGATATGATTAGCGCCATTATAGAAGAAGGGGCTAAATTCTCTGAGCGTGTTTTATCACCGCTAAACCAGATAGGTGACCAAGAAGGCTGTCAGTTTAATGATGGTGAAGTGACAACACCGACTGGTTTTAAGGAAGCTTACCAGCAATATGTTGAAGGTGGATGGCCATCACTGGCTCATGATCCAGCGCATGGTGGGCAAGGGTTGCCAGAGTCGATCGGAACGGTTATCAGCGAAATGGTTGGGACGGCGAACTGGTCTTGGGGTATGTATCCTGGTTTAAGCCATGGTGCTATGAATACCTTGCAAGAGCACGGTACTGATGAGCAGAAAGAAATCTATCTTACCAAGTTAGTGAGTGGTGAGTGGACAGGTACAATGTGCTTAACCGAACCGCATTGTGGTACAGATTTAGGTTTGTTACGTACTAAAGCAGAGCCGCAGGCGGATGGTAGCTATAAAGTCTCGGGAACCAAAATTTTTATTTCTGCCGGTGAACATGACATGGCAGACAATATCATTCATATTGTTTTGGCGCGCTTACCTGATGCGCCAGCAGGCACTAAAGGTATATCTTTATTTATCGTTCCTAAGTTTATGCCTGAAAATGGTGCTGTCGGCTCACGTAATGGCGTTGCTTGCGGTTCGCTAGAACATAAGATGGGTATTCATGGTAACTCTACTTGTGTCATGAATTTTGATGGAGCCACAGGTTATCTCATAGGACCTGCAAATAAAGGTCTCAACTGTATGTTTACCTTTATGAATACCGCACGCTTGGGTACTGCTTTACAGGGTTTAGCCCATGCTGAGTGGGGCTTTCAAAACTCACTTCCTTATGCAAAAGACCGGTTGCAGATGCGCTCATTGACGGGCAAAAAGAACCCCGAAGGTGCTGCAGATCCTATTATCGTGCATCCAGCAGTACGTAATATGCTATTGACACAAAAAGCTTTTGCCGAAGGTGGACGTGGGCTGATCTATTTCTGTGCTCAACTCGTGGATAAAACAAAACTGGCTGATACAAAAGAAAAAGCAGAAGCCGATGCATTGCTTGCTTTCTTAACGCCAATTGCAAAAGCCTTCCTTACAGAGGTAGGTTTTGAGTCCGCTAACCATGGGGTACAGGTGTATGGAGGGCATGGCTTTATCGCAGAATGGGGTATGGAACAAAATGTCCGTGATGCACGTATCTCAATGCTTTATGAAGGCACGACACAGATCCAAGCGCTTGATTTATTAGGACGAAAAGTGCTGATGACCCAAGGTGATTCGCTTAAAGGCTTTACTAAAATGATTCACATCTTTTGTAAAGAGAATGCCGATAATGATGCTATGAAGCCATTCATTGAGCCGCTTGTCGCGCTCAATAAAGAGTGGGGTGAACTCACTATGGTTATTGGTGCAAAGGCGATGCAAGATCGTGAAGAAGTAGGTGCTGCGGCGGTAGATTATCTGATGTATTCAGGTTATGTGACGCTGGCATATTTTTGGGCACGTATGGCTCATAAGGCACAAGAGGTACTTGACCAAGGTACTGACGAAGAAAATTTCTATAAAGCAAAACTGACCACCGCGCGTTTTTATTTTGCACGTTTATTACCTCGTACACGCTCTCATGCCGAAATTATGAAGTCAGGTGCTGAGAGTCTGATGGAAATGGATGAAGAGCATTTTATTTTTTAA
- a CDS encoding glycosyltransferase — protein sequence MKTLLIIGYVWPEPRSSAAGYHMLSFIELFLTHNWKITFASPAALSEHRADLVSLGVDEVAIELNSSCFDKWVGQLQPDIVLFDRFMMEEQFGWRVEQCCPNALRILDTEDLHSLREARHQWVKQQLRADNLDISQLSSPQELYQRMAKQDQCKREIAAVYRSDLTLMVSEFEINLLKQHFGIPNNLLTHCPFMLPTAQENTPLFSERQHFISIGNFRHAPNWDAVLWLKQQLWPLIKQHLPDAELHIYGAYPPPKATALHNEKEGFLVKGWVEDAHLVMRQAKVLLAPLRFGAGIKGKLVDAMRNGTPSVTTTIGTEGMIESEASWSGEQTNTPEKFAQAAINLYSNDEQWQVAQTRGYQILTDHFCQAKIQTNLLSCVEALLEAEQLTQHRLANFTGQMLLHHQHKSTKYMAQWIEAKNQLAPANEEPTEPTS from the coding sequence ATGAAGACACTATTAATCATTGGCTACGTTTGGCCTGAACCCCGCTCATCAGCAGCGGGATATCACATGCTCTCCTTTATTGAGCTGTTTCTAACGCATAACTGGAAAATCACCTTTGCGAGCCCTGCAGCGTTAAGTGAACACCGAGCTGACCTCGTTTCATTAGGTGTAGATGAAGTTGCCATCGAGCTTAACTCATCATGTTTTGATAAGTGGGTTGGTCAGCTACAACCAGACATAGTGTTATTTGACCGTTTTATGATGGAAGAACAATTTGGTTGGCGAGTCGAGCAATGCTGCCCAAATGCATTGCGCATACTCGACACAGAAGACCTGCATAGCTTGCGCGAAGCGCGTCACCAATGGGTAAAGCAACAACTACGTGCTGATAACCTAGATATCTCACAGTTATCATCCCCACAAGAGCTTTACCAAAGAATGGCTAAACAGGATCAGTGCAAGAGAGAAATTGCAGCGGTTTATCGCTCTGACCTAACCCTTATGGTGTCAGAGTTTGAAATTAATCTACTCAAACAGCATTTTGGCATACCCAATAACCTGCTTACCCACTGTCCTTTTATGTTGCCCACCGCTCAGGAAAACACCCCGCTCTTTAGTGAGCGCCAGCACTTTATCAGCATTGGTAATTTTCGCCACGCGCCTAATTGGGATGCTGTACTCTGGCTAAAACAACAGCTATGGCCACTTATCAAGCAACACTTACCTGATGCAGAACTCCATATATATGGCGCTTACCCACCACCCAAAGCAACGGCACTGCATAACGAAAAAGAAGGTTTTTTGGTTAAAGGCTGGGTTGAAGATGCACACCTTGTCATGCGCCAAGCCAAAGTGCTGTTAGCACCATTGCGTTTTGGTGCAGGAATCAAAGGTAAACTAGTTGATGCCATGAGAAATGGTACGCCTTCTGTAACCACAACAATTGGCACAGAGGGAATGATCGAGAGCGAGGCATCCTGGAGTGGAGAACAAACAAATACGCCCGAAAAATTTGCACAAGCAGCTATCAATTTATACTCAAACGATGAGCAGTGGCAGGTAGCACAAACACGAGGCTACCAGATACTCACTGATCACTTTTGTCAGGCAAAGATTCAAACAAATCTACTTTCGTGTGTAGAAGCGCTCCTTGAGGCGGAACAGCTAACCCAGCATAGGCTCGCTAACTTCACAGGCCAAATGCTATTACATCACCAGCATAAGAGTACCAAGTATATGGCGCAGTGGATTGAGGCAAAAAACCAGCTAGCGCCTGCCAATGAGGAACCAACAGAACCCACTAGCTAA